The window CGCCGCCACCACCGACCTCCGCCCCCTCGCCGCAGCCGCCGAGGAGCGCCTCACGGACGCGGTGAGCGCCCTCCCTCTGGTCACCGCAGGCCACCCGTACAACGCCGAGGCCCTCATCCACGGCCTCTCCCCGGACCCGGCCCCACACCCCCAGGACGCCCCCTGGCACCAGGTCCGCCTCCTGCTCCGCCTGCACCGCTACTCCCGTGAGTGCCTCCTCGGCGAGGACGCCCCCCTCGACGTACGACTGCTCACCGCGGGCCAGGCCCTCGACCGGCACCGGGACGCCTCCGAGGCGGCGGCAGCGGCAGCAGCCGCGGCGCGCACCCCGCGCATCGCCCCGGCCACGGCGTACGCCCTCGGCGTGCTCCACGCCGACCAGCGCCACGAGGTCGAGGCGGCCCGCTTCGCCTTCCAGCAGTCCTGGCAGACCTGGCAGAAGCAGAAGCTCAGCACCCCCTGAGCCCGACCGAGCACACGAAGGAGGCCGGCGTACCTGTGGCACCGAACGACACCACCGTCCAGGCCGCCGGCTGCGTGCTGTGGCGGCGCTCCCCGGTCGACGGCAGGCTGGAGGTCTGCCTGGTCCACCGGCCGAAGTACGACGACTGGTCCCACCCCAAGGGCAAGCTGAAGCGCGGCGAGGAACCACTCGCCGCGGCCCTGCGCGAGGTCGAGGAGGAGACCGGCTACCGGGCCGTCGCCGGCACCGAGCTCTCCACGCTGAACTACATGGTCGGCGGCCGCCCCAAGCAGGTCCGCTACTGGGCGGCCGAGGCCGGCCCCGGCACCTTCGTGCCGACCACCGAGGTGGACCGCCTCCTGTGGCTGACCCCCACAGAGGCCCGGCAACGCCTCACACAGCCCCGTGACCGGGCGCTGGTCGACGAGCTGATCCGGGCCTTCGAACACACGTAGCGGAATGGTTGAACGGGCGGCGGCTCGGCCGATCGGGGGGCGGCGGTCACACTCCGTGCCGCCCCGGGATGAGGGAAGCAGCTCGACTGCCTAGAGTGGTCAGCCGCAGGCCCGGGACGGGATCAACCCGTGTCCCCAACGTAAGCGTTCCGTGACCTCACCGCACCGTCCCCAGGGGTTCACCCCTCGTTCACTTACGGCCATCGGCGCCTTCACCTGTTCTGCCTAATTTCGGGCTTACGCGGTGCGACGCGCAGTTCGAAAGACACGCGTCCGCATCACCCAGTCTTCGCACGCCGCCGGAATTCAGGACGGCGGCTCCTGGAAGGAACTCCCTCAAGTGAAGCTTCAGCGCATGAACCGGCGGGCCCTCGCTCTCGGTGCTCTTGCCGTCTCCGGCGCCCTGGCCCTCACGGCGTGCGGCTCCGACGACACCGGCACCAGTGGCAACGGCGACGCCACCACCAGTGCTCAGGCGGGCAACATCAAGTGTGACGACGCCAGTGGTCAGCTCCTCGCCGACGGCTCGTCCGCGCAGAAGAACGCGATCGACGCGTGGGTGAAGCAGTTCACCGCCGCGTGCAAGGGCGTCCAGATCAACTACAAGGGTGGCGGCTCCGGCGCCGGTGTCACCGCGTTCACGCAGGGCACGGTCGCCTTCGCCGGCTCCGACTCGGCGCTGAAGCCCGAAGAGGTCACCGCCTCCAAGGAGGTCTGCTCCGGCGGCCAGGGCATCGACCTCCCGATGGTCGGCGGCCCGATCGCCCTCGCGTTCAACGTCGAGGGTGTCGACAACCTCGTCCTGGACGCGCCGACCCTGGCGAAGATCTTCAGCGACAAGATCAAGAACTGGAACGACCCGGCGATCGCGAAGCTGAACCCCGACGCCGACCTGCCCGACCTCAAGATCCAGGCGTTCCACCGCTCGGACGAGTCCGGCACCACCGACAACTTCACCAAGTACCTGCTCGCCACCACCCCGGACAACTGGAAGTACGAGGGCGGCAAGGCCTGGACGGCCCCCGGCGGCCAGTCCGCGTCCGGCTCCTCCGGTGTCGCCCAGCAGGTGAAGCAGACCAACGGCGCGATCAGCTACATGGAGCTGTCCTACGCCAAGGACGCCTCCGTCGTCGCCATCGAGACCGGCGCCAGCGAGCCGGTCAAGGCCTCCGTCGACACCGCCACCGCCGCCATCGCGGACGCCAAGGTCGTCGGCACCGGCAAGGACCTGGCCCTGGAGCTCAACTACGCCACCAAGGCCGACGGCGCCTACCCGATCACCCTGGTGACGTACGAGATCGTCTGCGACAAGGGCAACAAGGCGGAGACGCTGCCCACCGTCAAGGCGTTCCTGACCTACATGGCCAGCGAGGACGGCCAGAAGATCCTCGCCGAGAACGACTACGCCCCCATGCCCGACGACATCATCACCAAGGTCCGCGAGACCGTCGCGGGCCTGAGCTGACCTGAGTGTGCGGTCCGGTCCCCCCGCGGGACCGGGCCGCACCGTCCGGTGCACCGCCGCCAGGAGCCCCGCGTAGAGCAGGGCGCCGCAGACCGGAGAACCCGATGGACATAACTACCAAGACACCTCCCCCCACACCACAGCCGTCCGTGGCCGAGCGCAAGCGCGCCGCCCGCGGCGCCACCCGTCCCGGAGACCGCGTCTTCCTCGGTCTCGCCCGTGGCTCGGGCATCTTCCTGCTGGTGATCATGGCCGCCATCGCGGTCTTCCTCACCTGGCGGGCCGCCGTCGCCATCAGCAAGGACGAGGGCAACTTCCTCACGACCTTCGAGTGGAACACCGCCGGCACCGAGCCGGTCTTCGGCATCGCGGTCCTGGCCTACGGCACGGTGATCTCCTCGATCATCGCCATGGCCATCGCGGTCCCGGTCGCCGTCGCCATCGCGCTGTTCCTCACCCACTACGCCCCGCGCAGGCTGAGCGGCCCGATCGCCTACGTGATCGACCTGCTCGCCGCCGTGCCGTCCATCGTGTACGGCCTGTGGGGCGCCCTGATCCTCGTACCGAACATGGACGGCCTGTTCGGCTGGCTGAACGACTACTTCAGCTGGACCGGCATCTTCGACTGGGAGGGCGGCGCCCCCCGTTCGATGCTCACGGTCGGCATCCTGCTCGCGATCATGATCCTGCCGATCATCACCAACGTGAGCCGCGAGGTCTTCCGCCAGGTTCCGCAGATCCACGAAGAGGCAGCCCTGGCCCTCGGCGCCACGCGCTGGGAGGTCATCCGCATGGCGGTGCTGCCCTTCGGCCGATCCGGCGTGATCTCCGCCTCGATGCTCGGCCTCGGCCGCGCCCTCGGCGAGACGATGGCCGTCGCCACCGTGCTCTCCCCGGACTTCCTGATCCACGGCAGCCTGCTCAACCCGGGCGGCGGCACCTTCGCCCAGAACATCGCCAGCAAGTTCGGTGAGGCGGACGAGTTCGGCCGGGACGCGCTGATCGCCTCCGGTCTCGTCCTGTTCGTCATCACCCTGCTGGTCAACGGCGCGGCCCGCATGATCATCGCCCGCCGCAAGGAGTACTCGGGGGCCAACGCATGAGCACCACGACCGTCGTTCAGCACCCGAGCTCGCTCCAGGGCGCCCGTCTGCCGAAGTGGTCCCCCTGGGCCATCGCGGGCGGCTCCGTCGCCGTCTCCGTCGGCCTCTGCCTGGCCACCGGCGTCGAAAGCAAGATCCAGTGGGGCCTGATCTCCGCGCTGCTCTTCGTCTTCGGCTCCTATGTCATCGCCTCCCTCGTGGAGGGCAAGCGCCAGGCCAAGGACCGCATCGCGACCTCGCTGGTCTGGGTCGCCTTCCTGGTGGCCCTGGTGCCGCTGGTCTCCCTGGTGTGGACGACCATCGTCCGCGGTATCAAGGTCCTCGACGTCTACTTCCTGACCCACTCCATGGGCGTGGTCAGCGACACCGAGCCCGGCGGCGGCATCTACGCCGCCATCATCGGCACCCTGGAGCAGGTCGGCATCGCCACCCTGATCGCCGCACCGGTCGGCGTGCTCACCGCGATCTACCTGGTCGAGTACGGCCGTGGCCACCTGGCCCGCGCCGTCACCTTCTTCGTCGACGTGATGACCGGCATCCCGTCGATCGTCGCCGGTCTGTTCATCCTCAGCCTCCTGCTGATCTTCGACATGAGCTTCTCCGGCTTCGCGGGCGCCCTCGCGCTGGCGATCCTGATGATGCCGGTCGTGGTCCGCTCCACGGAGGAGATGCTCAAGCTCGTCCCGAACGAGCTGCGTGAGGCATCCTTGGCGCTGGGCGTGCCCAAGTGGCGCACCATCCTGAAGGTGGTCCTGCCGACCGCGATCGGCGGTATCACCACCGGTGTGATGCTGGCCGTCGCGCGTATCGCGGGTGAGACCGCACCCGTCCTGCTGCTGGTGTTCGGCAACCCGTTCATCAACAACAACCCCTTCGAAGGGGCGCAGGCGTCGCTGCCGCTGTACATCTACCAGCAGTACGCGAACAGCGCGGGCTCGGAAGCGGCGTACGACCGCGCCTGGGCAGCGGCTCTCACCCTGATCGCCTTCGTGATGATCCTGAACCTGGGTGCCCGCGGCATCGCCCGCTGGAAGGCCCCCAAGACCGGTCGCTGACGCGCGGCCATACAGCGACCGATCGCAAGACTTTCCTGAAAGAAGCAGTGATACCCATGGCCAAGCGAATCGACGTAAGCGGCCTCAGCGCCTACTACGGCTCCTTCCGCGCCATCGAAGACATCTCGATGACCGTCGAGCCCCGCTCCGTGACCGCCTTCATCGGCCCCTCCGGCTGCGGCAAGTCGACCTTCCTGCGCACCCTCAACCGCATGCACGAGGTCACCCCCGGCGGCCGCGTCGAGGGCAAGGTCATGCTCGACGACGAGAACCTGTACGGCGCCGGGGTCGACCCGGTCTCCGTGCGGCGCGAGGTCGGCATGGTCTTCCAGCGCCCGAACCCGTTCCCGACGATGTCGGTGTACGACAACGTCGCGGCCGGCCTCAGGCTGAACGGCTCGTACAAGAAGTCCCAGCTCGACGACATCGTCGAGAAGTCCCTCAAGGGCGCCAACCTCTGGAACGAGGTCAAGGACCGCCTGAACAAGCCCGGCTCTGGCCTCTCCGGTGGTCAGCAGCAGCGTCTGTGCATCGCCCGCGCCATCGCGGTCGAGCCGAAGGTCCTGCTGATGGACGAGCCCTGCTCCGCCCTCGACCCGATCTCCACCCTCGCCATCGAGGACCTGATCGGCGAGCTCAAGGAGCGCTTCACGATCGTCATCGTGACGCACAACATGCAGCAGGCGGCCCGTGTCTCGGACCGCACCGCCTTCTTCAACCTGGCGGCCGTCGGCCAGCCCGGCAAGCTGATCGAGATCGACGACACGGAGCGCATCTTCTCCAACCCGTCGGTCCAGGCCACCGAGGACTACATCTCGGGCCGCTTCGGCTGACAGACCCCTCGCGGTGCTGCATGGCGGTGCCACCGCGAGGCAGATAAGGGCCCGCCCCCCGGAATCCGGGGGGCGGGCCCGTGTCTTTCCCCGCTACTTCTGCTGTGACGTTTCTGCAGTTAGCCGATTCGCGTGTACGTCCGTCCCCTACAGGAACGCGAGGTGCACGATCCCGAACGCCCCCGCGGCCACCAGCGCGGCGGCCGGCATGGTGATGAACCACCCGAGGACGATGTTCTTGGCGACCCCCCACCGCACGGCGTTCAGTCGCTTGGTCGCGCCGACGCCCATGATGGCGGAGGTGATGACGTGGGTGGTCGAGATCGGCGCCTTGAACAGGAACGCCGTGGTGAACATGATCGACGCACCGGTGGTCTCGGCCGCGAAGCCCTGCGGCGGGTCCAGCTCGATGATCTTCCGCCCCAGCGTCCGCATGATCCGCCAGCCACCGGCGTAGGTGCCGAGCGACAGCATCACGGCGCAGACGATCTTCACCCACACCGGGATCGGATCGCCGTAGTCCTCGACATCGGCGATGACCAGCGCCATCACCACGATGCCCATGGTCTTCTGCGCGTCCTGCAGACCGTGCCCGAGCGCCATACCGGCCGCGGACACCGTCTGCGCTATCCGGAAGCCGCGCTTGGCCTTGTGCGGATTGGACCGCCGGAAGATCCACATGATGGCGGTCATGACCAGATAGCCGACCCCGAGCCCCACCAGCGGCGAGATGAACATCGGGATGATGATCTTCTCCAGCACCCCGTCCCAGTACACGGTGGTCCCGCCCGCGAGCGCGGCCCCCACCATGCCGCCGAAGAGCGCATGCGAGGACGAGGACGGCAGCCCGAAGTACCAGGTGATGAGGTTCCAGGTGATGGCCCCGACCAATGCCGCGAAGAGGATCCCCATCCCCTTCGACCCCTCGGGCGTCTGGATCAGCCCCTCACTGACGGTCTTGGCGACACCTGACCCCAGAAAGGCGCCGCCGAGATTCATCACCGCGGCCATCAGCAGCGCGGCCCGAGGGGTGAGTGCCCGGGTGGAGACGGACGTGGCGATGGCGTTCGCCGAGTCGTGGAAGCCGTTGGTGTACGTGAAGAAGAGCGCGACCGTGATGGTCACGACCAGAGCGAAGGTCTCCATGGAGGCGCCTCAGGACTCCTTCACGGCGATGGTCTCCACCGTGTTCGCCACGTGCTCGAAAGCGTCGGCCGCTTCTTCCAGGACATCCACGATCTGCTTGAGCTTGAGGACCTCGATGGCGTCGTACTTGCCGTTGAAGAGATGCGCGAGCAGCTTGCGGTGGATCTGGTCGGCCTGGTTCTCCAGACGGTTGACCTCGATCCAGTACTCGGTGAGGTTGTCCATGGTCCGCAGATTGGGCATGGCCTCGGCGGTCAGCTCGGCGGCCCTGGCGAGCACCTCGATCTGCTGCTCGACGCCCTTGGGCAGTTCCTCGACGTTATAGAGGACGACCAGGTCGACGGCCTCCTCCATGAAGTCCATGATGTCGTCGAGGGACGACGCGAGCTTGTAGATGTCCTCGCGGTCGAACGGCGTGATGAACGAGGAGTTCAGCTGGTGGAAGATCGCGTGCGTGGCATCGTCACCTGCGTGTTCCGCGGCCCGCATACGCTCTGCGATCTCGGCCCGGCCGGCGGTGTCCGCCCCGAGCAGTTCCATGAGGAGCTTGGAGCCCGTGACGATGTTGTCCGCGGATGCGGCGAACATGTCGTAGAAGCTCGTCTCCCTTGGGGTCAGACGAAAGCGCACGTGGGGTCCTCAGGGTGCTTCGGTTTCGGTCAGGCTGATGCTAGGCGCATCATCCGGCCACGGCTAATGGGCCGTCCCCCAGTGTCGCCCATCAGGCACAGTGATCAGCACGGGGGCGTACCAAGGGCCCTATACCCAGCAAAGTTCGGTACGATATACCCAGTAGGGGTATATGTCTGGAGGACGCGATGACGACGACCGAGGCCGGCGCCACGGCGCCCTCCGAGCACGCCGCCGAGCACGCCACGCACGGCTATCACAAGCAGAAGGACGAGCACCTCAAGCGGCTGCGCCGGATCGAGGGCCAGATCCGGGGACTGCAGCGGATGGTCGACGAGGACGTCTACTGCATCGACATACTCACGCAGGTGTCGGCATCGACGAAGGCCCTCCAGTCCTTCGCCCTCCAGCTCCTCGAGGAGCACCTGCGCCACTGTGTCGCGGACGCGGCCGTGAAGGGCGGCGACGAGATCGACGCGAAGGTGGAAGAGGCGACGAAGGCGATCGGCCGCCTGCTGCGGACGTAAGGCCGAAAATCATCGGGAGGGGCGGCCGGGACCCGAGGGGCCCTCGCGCTCCTCCGCCACCCTCAGCACCTGATCGATGCTCTCCATACTGAGCCGGTCCTCGGCGGCCGAGGCCGCGATGATGAGCTCACCGCACAACTCGATCTCGGCGAGGGCCACGTGGTCCTGAACTGCCGTACCGCCGACCGGAGCCACGCGCATCACCTCTTCTCTGCCGTTACCGACTTCCTAGAGTAGGGAGCGGCCTACGCACCGCGCATGGCACGGACGGGCTAGTCCTTGACGACCGTCGAGGTTCCTCACTCCTCGG of the Streptomyces sp. NBC_00287 genome contains:
- a CDS encoding NUDIX hydrolase, which gives rise to MAPNDTTVQAAGCVLWRRSPVDGRLEVCLVHRPKYDDWSHPKGKLKRGEEPLAAALREVEEETGYRAVAGTELSTLNYMVGGRPKQVRYWAAEAGPGTFVPTTEVDRLLWLTPTEARQRLTQPRDRALVDELIRAFEHT
- the pstS gene encoding phosphate ABC transporter substrate-binding protein PstS is translated as MKLQRMNRRALALGALAVSGALALTACGSDDTGTSGNGDATTSAQAGNIKCDDASGQLLADGSSAQKNAIDAWVKQFTAACKGVQINYKGGGSGAGVTAFTQGTVAFAGSDSALKPEEVTASKEVCSGGQGIDLPMVGGPIALAFNVEGVDNLVLDAPTLAKIFSDKIKNWNDPAIAKLNPDADLPDLKIQAFHRSDESGTTDNFTKYLLATTPDNWKYEGGKAWTAPGGQSASGSSGVAQQVKQTNGAISYMELSYAKDASVVAIETGASEPVKASVDTATAAIADAKVVGTGKDLALELNYATKADGAYPITLVTYEIVCDKGNKAETLPTVKAFLTYMASEDGQKILAENDYAPMPDDIITKVRETVAGLS
- the pstC gene encoding phosphate ABC transporter permease subunit PstC; translation: MDITTKTPPPTPQPSVAERKRAARGATRPGDRVFLGLARGSGIFLLVIMAAIAVFLTWRAAVAISKDEGNFLTTFEWNTAGTEPVFGIAVLAYGTVISSIIAMAIAVPVAVAIALFLTHYAPRRLSGPIAYVIDLLAAVPSIVYGLWGALILVPNMDGLFGWLNDYFSWTGIFDWEGGAPRSMLTVGILLAIMILPIITNVSREVFRQVPQIHEEAALALGATRWEVIRMAVLPFGRSGVISASMLGLGRALGETMAVATVLSPDFLIHGSLLNPGGGTFAQNIASKFGEADEFGRDALIASGLVLFVITLLVNGAARMIIARRKEYSGANA
- the pstA gene encoding phosphate ABC transporter permease PstA — its product is MSTTTVVQHPSSLQGARLPKWSPWAIAGGSVAVSVGLCLATGVESKIQWGLISALLFVFGSYVIASLVEGKRQAKDRIATSLVWVAFLVALVPLVSLVWTTIVRGIKVLDVYFLTHSMGVVSDTEPGGGIYAAIIGTLEQVGIATLIAAPVGVLTAIYLVEYGRGHLARAVTFFVDVMTGIPSIVAGLFILSLLLIFDMSFSGFAGALALAILMMPVVVRSTEEMLKLVPNELREASLALGVPKWRTILKVVLPTAIGGITTGVMLAVARIAGETAPVLLLVFGNPFINNNPFEGAQASLPLYIYQQYANSAGSEAAYDRAWAAALTLIAFVMILNLGARGIARWKAPKTGR
- the pstB gene encoding phosphate ABC transporter ATP-binding protein PstB — its product is MAKRIDVSGLSAYYGSFRAIEDISMTVEPRSVTAFIGPSGCGKSTFLRTLNRMHEVTPGGRVEGKVMLDDENLYGAGVDPVSVRREVGMVFQRPNPFPTMSVYDNVAAGLRLNGSYKKSQLDDIVEKSLKGANLWNEVKDRLNKPGSGLSGGQQQRLCIARAIAVEPKVLLMDEPCSALDPISTLAIEDLIGELKERFTIVIVTHNMQQAARVSDRTAFFNLAAVGQPGKLIEIDDTERIFSNPSVQATEDYISGRFG
- a CDS encoding inorganic phosphate transporter gives rise to the protein METFALVVTITVALFFTYTNGFHDSANAIATSVSTRALTPRAALLMAAVMNLGGAFLGSGVAKTVSEGLIQTPEGSKGMGILFAALVGAITWNLITWYFGLPSSSSHALFGGMVGAALAGGTTVYWDGVLEKIIIPMFISPLVGLGVGYLVMTAIMWIFRRSNPHKAKRGFRIAQTVSAAGMALGHGLQDAQKTMGIVVMALVIADVEDYGDPIPVWVKIVCAVMLSLGTYAGGWRIMRTLGRKIIELDPPQGFAAETTGASIMFTTAFLFKAPISTTHVITSAIMGVGATKRLNAVRWGVAKNIVLGWFITMPAAALVAAGAFGIVHLAFL
- a CDS encoding DUF47 domain-containing protein, whose translation is MRFRLTPRETSFYDMFAASADNIVTGSKLLMELLGADTAGRAEIAERMRAAEHAGDDATHAIFHQLNSSFITPFDREDIYKLASSLDDIMDFMEEAVDLVVLYNVEELPKGVEQQIEVLARAAELTAEAMPNLRTMDNLTEYWIEVNRLENQADQIHRKLLAHLFNGKYDAIEVLKLKQIVDVLEEAADAFEHVANTVETIAVKES
- a CDS encoding metal-sensitive transcriptional regulator; the protein is MTTTEAGATAPSEHAAEHATHGYHKQKDEHLKRLRRIEGQIRGLQRMVDEDVYCIDILTQVSASTKALQSFALQLLEEHLRHCVADAAVKGGDEIDAKVEEATKAIGRLLRT